A region of the Siniperca chuatsi isolate FFG_IHB_CAS linkage group LG23, ASM2008510v1, whole genome shotgun sequence genome:
atgacagagaaacacaaccAGTAGTCCATGCAGTGGCACATCTTGGCTGGCACATTTCTGCTCTTGAGGGGTGGTCTTATGGTGAAATATACATCAcacataacaacacacacagtgctgtatGTGCCTCTGTGTCAGTGAGTGAGTGTCAGTAAAAGCACATCTCATTACTGGCTTCCACTGCAGCCATAGTCAAACAGCAAGGTGCCTTGCAAACCCACATAACACTGCACATACAGGTCCATCTCTGCTGTATCATTATATCATATCAGGTTAGGCTGCTCCCTCATTAGCTCTCTGCTGGTCTCTTCAGCTCTCACTGTATAGAAGAGTGCAAGCAGCAGTAAAGGAGGGAAAGGGAGTGAGAGAAGCAGAGTAATCCAGACTAATGAAATCTTTATCAGACTGTTTTGTTTAGGGTGGATGCAGCTGGAGAGGGCTGGAGTTTGCAAACCCAGAACATTAGCAGTTTTCATTTCACATCATAATTTGACAGGTATGATTCATGGTAAGGCAGGCCACTCATCTTAGGCACACATTTTAAGGATGCAGGGGTCTTTGTCTGCTCAGTAAAAATAGTGTGTAAAGGAGAAAATAACAAAGACGGGAGAAGACTCACCATCCATTCATGGTGAAATCTCTGTAGAGCATCCTCTTGCCCACTTCTTTCCTCTGAACTCTCCGGGGAAATTCCAGGTGCGTGAACTCATTTCCTAACAGGTGAGGCTGCATAAAACCCTGGAGGAGAGACAATGATGGTCTACGACTCAGTCAAGCAGCTCAATGTGTGGCAGATTTACAGATCAAATGAAAGTCATCttccatcattttgtttttttcccccagtgtTCCTTCACTCTGTATAAGCCTGACTCATACTGGAATTTTAATATATGATATTGGAGAGTTAAAAAATTCTGATAATATATTGGCCactattaattttttaaaacctaGACACAGAATAACATTTGGGAGTGTTCGCCCTATATGTGAATTcaatactgtacttttattcCAAGTTGGTAGCACCCTGAAGGATTTCAAGAAACTTAATATAAAGGCAACGAGTGCAGCCCGTtttacataacataaaaaatgcTTTAAGTTTGGTTATTAAATAATTGTACTGAGCAgaatattttacagttgaaaaataaacttgtcattgctctctggtggacaaactatgcaatggagacactgtttgcAAATTACGTCATACATATCTCTGCATTTCTGTGCTGCAATTTCTTTTATTGACTGGCAGACATATATGCCGATACCGATGATTGGTGATAAGATAAAATGGGTCGATAATATCGGCCGTGCCAATGTATTGGTCGGGCTCCACTTCAATCTTTCTTAATACATGATACTGTACATAGATATCTGTGCAGGCAGTATATGCGTAAAGAAAGTATTCAGTAGTGAGCTTTCCATTGCTTCCAACTAAGGAGGCAACTGTTTATCCAAACATATTTGAAACATATATTCTTGAAATCTAAAGGAACCATGGAAGTGCAGAAATATGAGTCAGTGCTTACTGCCACTGACTATAAAAAGGTAAATCACAGCTAGCTATTCTCAGCTGACAAGTTGGTTGAGCTGTTGCACAGCTCTATAGGAAACTGATGGACTTCAAACGCCTTGGTGATTATGTTGCTTGTTGTGTGAACACAGTGAGAAACTGGCCAACACCGTTTCTCAGGTATTGGGGTTCTCCAGCTGCTGGCTATGTGTACACAGTGTGTAATTTCAGGCTAACATGGCTTTGTGTGACTAACCTTATTACATCTAGTCTTTATAACTAAAGACTAGACTAAAGACTAAGTGCCGTGCAGAGTTTTCTTACCAGGAACTGGAGTCGCTGTCGTTCTGATTCTGGTGTGAACTCTGTCGACATGGGAATGATCTCATTGTTTCTAATGATGATAGCCCTGCAGACGCACAAACAAGTTGGAAAAGTAATGTACAGGCAACCTTACATTCATAAATTGGTTTAGGGGATGTAACAAGGAGTGAGTCCACGCAAGAGATttacttaaaacaaatgtattaaaactaAAGTTAACACAAATGAACAATGGGGTGTGGGAATCAGCATTGAAAGCAATGCATGGATGTGTGCTGTGGAGGTGTTGAAGGATCAAAAGCAAAAGAAGGCGATGCAGGGTGGATGTCAGCTGTaggaaaggagagacagagtgagcaCCTTGAAGGCCCAGGTGAACTAGATCAATGGCCCGACCATGTCAGCCAATTTCCTGCTGAGGTTGGCCAGGACTGCCTCCAAGACAGTGAGAAGGGCGTCACGTCATATGTCTTTGGGTCCCTGGGATCTACTGCGGTGTAATTATCACCGCCTGTTTTACAGACCCTTTCATTTAGTGGCCAGGAGATAAGCATACATACCTGCTGTCACCTGCATTCCCAACGTATAGTTTTCCTAGCAGgtaaaccacagtgagagctgTACATCCTCCTGTGATGTTAAAGACTTGCTTCTCCCTCTCAATCTGGGCATCCTGGGAAAGGGAGCGATACAGAGAGGCAGTTTTGTCAATCTTTAATGAGACATCACTTAAgaagacaacagaaaaaaagctttaaaaacctCCCACGCCCACCCACATGTGACAGTAAAAATTAAGACATGTTAGTAAAGTCAAAATCCACACTGCAAGCAGCCCACACAAGTCTTCTATTCAATAACATGAAATAGAAATATGACTATAAGGCTATAAGAGTGAGATAGAGAAAAAAAggtacacagacacagaaagcgAGCGAGAGGCAAGACTGAGAAAATCTGATCAACTTTTTAGAAAGACAGATGACGGGTGGGCATCGATGTGAACTATCGATCGGTTTAACCTGAACCTTGTTGACTGCGTGTCAGTAAACAAGAACTTGTCGTGTATGAATAATGTAGCCAGCGATATGTGAGAAGGTCTGTATCTTGACTTGACTGTTTGTAGTGCACACACTCAGagagctgtttttttctctcaatttcATGATGcttaattttgtatttgttattcGAACACTCACTCTTTTATGCTTTTTCTGTTCCAAACCTTCTACAACAGGAATATGAGCACATGGATTTCTCTGCATTCCATATCTTGCAAAAACCTTGCAGACAGAACTCTCTGATAAGCAGTTTTTTCCCCTGCAGGTGGACTTCTTTCTACAGAGGCCACAGCTCTAACTGCTGCAGTGATAATCTCCTACAATAAGAATGTCAAATCAAGAGCAAGTGCTTCTTTTTCCACTAGGGAGAGGGTGGCGGGGAGTTGATCTGAGAGGAGCTTTCGTAGTGATCTTTATAATCTGGGTACCACAGGGTCCAGCTTTAACAGTGTGCGCTGTTTTCCATTGCCATCTAGTGGTAATATCGCATAGACTTCTACAGACATATCTTCTCATAGCAATTTAAAAGAaacctacaaaataaaacagtgaaggAAAATGACATGGAGACACACAACTGAACAGGTTAATTTCAGTTAAATGCCTTTAATTAAAAAGCTAATTATCTGAGACATATTTAGTCAGGTGCTGCCTTTGAACTAGTTAGAGCGACAGAAATCCACAGTctgatgtgtatgtgtacgGCTGAGTGGCGTTTAGCCAGGAGCCATCATTTGATAAGCCAGCTCTCTGACGCCAGATGTCTAAATAAACTGTTGAGAGTCATACGGTCCACTGATGTGTAACTATTTTCTTGATAAATCGATTCgttgtttggtctgtaaaatgtcaaaacgcTGCTTccaagagcccaaggtgatgtatttaaatgtcttgttttatctccTCACCAGTTCCAACCCAATGATATTcaactatcatagaagactaaggAAACCAactaatattcacatttgagaagctgaaacagattatttatttggagatttttactttaaaaatgacttaaaagattGACTGATCATCAAAGTTGATGCAGATTAAtttcataattgattaaatCACGTCATTAGATTATTTCAGCTCCAAATCTGTGTAGATTCACTTTACAGCTTTCAGATTAGTTAACAGATAAATCACAAAACGTCTGAATATTCATGGACAGTGAACTGAAAAAAGGTCAATACATAATGCATTGTGTGTTGAAACACTTGACAATCTTGTCTGATCCAATTTAATTTGCTCATCAGCTATTCATTTTCTGATCAAATATAAATCCATCCACTGATAGTTTTTTGAGTGAACAGTAAACTATGAAAATCATGGGAAAGATATCACCTTTTTTCATGGCagataacattaacaatggtgCTGTTACATTAAGTATTCAGTGAGTCAAAATGCACAATATGATGACCCTATGTAATAGGAATGCAGCCATCGTTACTTATTAATAAAGTGTGGAACTTGGAATAGAGGAGAAAATAGTGCAGGTGCTACAGATGCTGACAATGGGGTGATGACAGGGCTGTCTGTAACTGAGAGGTCAGACCACTGATCCCTGCAAGAAGATAATGAACACCTATTTGCGACCTCACAGCACATTTCTCTATACAAGAGTCTCACTCAAAATCCTAAAATGTTAAGTAATGACGCATTGCAGAGTGACTTCCAGTGAGTGTGAAAGCTTTCAGGACTGATCAGGATGAGTGGACTAAAATGTAACATGACCTTGCACCTGTCTCTCACCATCTCTTTGAAGGCGTTCTCAATGGCTCCTATCACCAGGCTCTCATGCTGGATCTTCTTCTCAGTAAAGAAGCGCGGCGGAGGCGGGGTGCTGCACGGGGAAGGTGGCGCACCTGCGGCCCCACGCAACGAAGCGGCCCGGGTCAGTGCTCGGTGAGGGCCTGCGGTGTTTCCCTGGAGGTAGGGGTTGTTGTCGGGCTCCTCACCCAGGACGGTTGGGGGCAGGGAGGCTAGGTTGCGTAGGATCTCAATGACGGCCTGGAGCTGGCAGGCGATGTGGTGCTGCAGTAGGCGGGAGGCGACAACTGCTGCACCTGAGCCAGCGTGGCCATCGAATAAGGCCCAGTAGTGGAACACCAGTCCTTCACTGTCCTGCAGACACATAAAAATTCAACCACACAATCATGACAAAAATTATAAAAGGAATTAAAAAATTTTAGCTCAAAAATGCACATCTTCACACCCACTAATCAGTATTCCACCCGCTGTCTGTTTCCATACAGAGGATCTATAAGAAGATCagcattcattattaattatgaAGCCAAATTCACCAGTGGGGTTTCAGTTAAACAGTGTCAATGCACTATGGAGTCCGGAGTGTGCCACAGAAATCattacacactttttttttttttaaatagcatttAACTCCAGACTCCtttttacatacacaaacagaaaaagacaattttgTGTCTGTGGTCCAGAGACATCTATCTAAACTTAAACCACCTACACGTAACATATTTTTTCAGTCTGTAATTTCCATTATGACTAATAAACTGTTGCTCCCAATGAGTATTTTGTTTCTTATGACATTGTAACAATTTGGGGGAGCctattttccatgtttttacaAGGGACAGGAGCCATTGTACAAAACGTCAAAACAGTTGACATTTATAGTGGAAAATCTGCATAATACAGGCAGGAACAGCACAAGAGCTGATGCAAAAAGGGCAAAAAATTGTAATACATgtttgaaaacaaagaaaaacataatgcTAAATGACTAATGCTGCTTGTTGAATTTGTAGTACGTCATTACAAAACATTATGACTCATCGTGTCCAACACTGTGTGGGAGTTGCAGAGGTCAAACCTCCTTCTCTATTAATTTCTCTCTGTAGGCAGGAACAGCACAATGCTCCCTCTCAAACCTTTGTCATGTCTTTGCCATCACACACTCTGCTTGTTATTACCTGACCTTGAATACACATTCTCTGTCAAataaagtttagtttttttccgCTGTAATTGCTTGCTAGCAGCAACCTTTACAAAACTGACTGCagttaatatttgtttttgttcgaAGCAAAGTGTAAAAGTTCACTTTGTTACATTTTATGTTTGGTTTGTGCAGATTCTGCCAGGACTTATACACAATAACGATAACCGACAGACGTACTTTCAAGCTTTCCCACACAGCGCACATGGTATAACCATGGAAACAAATTACTTTggacacaaacatatttttgaatggACACCCAAGTGAAATGAGGTTGGGGTTAGTTAATCTGTTTCGACTGCTTCCTCTAACAGTTCTCACAGTTTTTGTGACGGATGGCCAATTTGTGGAGGTGCCACTGACTGACAACCTACATGAGAAAAAATTGCATGAATGAAATCTATATTGAAGTCCAAAACAATTCATTTGACtattttttattgttgaaaTGACAATTAACATCTGGAgctagtcaattaatcaattagtcgattgacagagaATTAATCACCTTAGGTTTTAggaaaactgtgatggacatttttcccAAATTGATCATTAAAAtgatcgttagttgcagcccatcattattttagttttcaaaATGAGATTTACTTTACATGCCACGACTAAACACACTACAGGAAGAAATACTCCAGGTTGCACAGCTCCACGTATACAGTACTTGATGTGAACGTGTACTCCAACTGTTCTGAGTAGCTCCACTAGTTAGGTCGCTGCTCCCTGTGGATGCATGTGTATGCCTGTGAGCAAAGCTGTTTATAAATGCATCACGCATGTACACGGTATACCCTTTGTGCATATACTAGCACATTCAatggaatgtgtgtttgtgtatgtgtgttttcttacctCTCCCTGCTTGCTGTGCTCCATACGGAGCCCCAGGCCCTCTCCGTTGGGAAGGGAGTTGCGTCTCTTGGCTGTGGGGGTCTTGCTGGGCGTGGAGGGAGGGCAGTAGCTCATTGGCCTCCTTCTCGCTACTACCACCTCGCAGCAGGCCTGGTCCTCATTCAGCGCGCTCTTACCAGCATTAATCACCCTGAAACAGGAGCAGGATATATACAGGTTGACTCATCTTTTAGGCTTTGACTGTTAGCTTGTCTACAGCCATTCA
Encoded here:
- the LOC122871364 gene encoding protein phosphatase 1H-like yields the protein MLTRVKSAVAGFMGGIMAGGSSGGGANAGSELPLKFPYMRPQFLGLSPDEIECSADHIARPILILKETRRLPWATGYAEVINAGKSALNEDQACCEVVVARRRPMSYCPPSTPSKTPTAKRRNSLPNGEGLGLRMEHSKQGEDSEGLVFHYWALFDGHAGSGAAVVASRLLQHHIACQLQAVIEILRNLASLPPTVLGEEPDNNPYLQGNTAGPHRALTRAASLRGAAGAPPSPCSTPPPPRFFTEKKIQHESLVIGAIENAFKEMDAQIEREKQVFNITGGCTALTVVYLLGKLYVGNAGDSRAIIIRNNEIIPMSTEFTPESERQRLQFLGFMQPHLLGNEFTHLEFPRRVQRKEVGKRMLYRDFTMNGWAYKTIEDEDLKFPLIYGEGKKARVLATIGVTRGLGDHDLKVHDSNIYIKPFLSCCPEVKVYNLTQYEHGADDVLVMGTDGLWDVLSNQEVAEAITSFLANCDPDDLHRYTMAAQDLVMRARGVLRDRGWRITNERLGSGDDISAFIIPLMYGNRQP